A genomic segment from Callithrix jacchus isolate 240 chromosome 8, calJac240_pri, whole genome shotgun sequence encodes:
- the LOC118145171 gene encoding uncharacterized protein LOC118145171, with translation MVTKPQLHRVNLHFPERQGSYRQPRGRPHLLCAEPSPRASHPTACYVAGDMQIRPAFLLMKSSPALTLKLWERSPGPGIPSCLHLVISTEHRGLTMESGLSWVLLVAILKGVQCEVQLVESGGGLVQPGGSLRLSCAASGFTFSDYRMHWVRQAPGKGLEWVGRIRSKSNSYATEYAASVKGRFTISRDDSKDSLYLQMSGLKTEDTAVYYCTRDTVRGGQCEPGHKPPAGARGDTRGRAGPTEDGTGPRSRSDWIVLRNSSTPAS, from the exons ATGGTTACCAAGCCTCAATTACACCGTGTGAACTTGCATTTTCCTGAACGACAGGGTTCCTACCGCCAGCCCCGGGGACGTCCTCACCTGCTCTGTGCAGAGCCGTCTCCTCGGGCGTCCCACCCCACGGCTTGCTATGTAGCAGGAGACATGCAAATAAGACCCGCCTTTTTGCTGATGAAAAGCAGCCCGGCCCTGACCCTAAagctctgggagaggagcccCGGGCCTGGGATTCCCAGCTGCCTCCACTTGGTGATCAGCACTGAACACAGAGGACTCACCATGGAGTCTGGGCTGAGCTGGGTTCtccttgttgctattttaaaag GTGTCCAGTGTGAGGTGCagctggtggagtctgggggaggcttGGTTCAGCCCGGGGGGTCCCTGAGACTCTCCTGTGCGGCCTCTGGATTCACCTTCAGTGACTACAGGATGCACTGGGTCCGCCAGGCTCcggggaaggggctggagtgggttGGCCGTATCAGAAGCAAATCTAACAGCTACGCGACGGAATACGCCGCGTCTGTGAAAGGCCGATTCACCATCTCAAGAGATGATTCAAAGGACTCGCTGTATCTGCAAATGAGCGGCCTGAAAACCGAGGACACGGCCGTGTATTACTGTACTagagacacagtgaggggaggcCAGTGTGAGCCCGGACACAAACCTCCTGCAGGGGCGCGCGGGGACACCAGGGGGCGCGCGGGACCCACCGAGGACGGGACAGGCCCCAGGAGCAG